Proteins found in one archaeon genomic segment:
- a CDS encoding cob(I)yrinic acid a,c-diamide adenosyltransferase, which translates to MYTRRGDRGETSLFGPKRVRKDAPLVEAYGTIDELSSFIGVAISTAKDREVVSSLKTVQKLLFVAGADAASPSLKTKASRITEADTQTIERMTDDLLAKLPSLRNFILPGGTPTAASIQAARTVCRRAERRIVAASEAERVNPELVPFFNRLSSYLFNLSRFANMKAGRKEELWRG; encoded by the coding sequence ATGTACACGCGCAGGGGCGACCGCGGAGAGACCTCGCTCTTCGGGCCCAAGCGGGTTCGGAAGGACGCTCCGCTCGTGGAGGCGTACGGCACGATCGACGAGCTGAGCAGCTTCATCGGGGTCGCAATCTCGACCGCGAAGGACCGGGAGGTCGTCTCATCCCTCAAGACCGTCCAGAAGCTCCTGTTCGTCGCCGGCGCCGACGCTGCGAGCCCTTCTCTCAAGACCAAGGCCAGCAGGATCACCGAGGCGGACACCCAGACCATTGAGAGGATGACTGACGACCTCCTCGCGAAACTCCCTTCTCTGAGGAACTTCATCCTGCCGGGCGGCACGCCAACGGCTGCCTCCATTCAGGCCGCAAGGACGGTCTGCAGGAGGGCCGAACGGCGGATCGTGGCGGCGTCGGAGGCCGAGAGGGTCAACCCAGAACTGGTCCCCTTCTTCAACCGACTCTCCTCCTACCTCTTCAACCTCTCAAGGTTCGCCAACATGAAAGCCGGGAGAAAGGAAGAACTCTGGAGGGGCTGA
- a CDS encoding aldehyde dehydrogenase family protein, whose translation MQAEALPQFQMFIGGKWVPSRSGQTYSVLNPALGSQLAAVSKGGAQDADAAVEAAKAAFEDPSWRTMDPSKRGRILYKIAQLLREGMTYLAQTETMNNGKPLGQAKGDVAMSARHFEYFAGLADKVQGSTIPVPGNRLDYTVKEPLGVTAHIVPWNYPLVMAARSMAPALAAGNTVVAKPASLTPLTLLKFAEICKAAGVPDGVVNVVTGGGDEVGGALAKNPDVRLVAVTGSVETGMKVMELASGSLSRVVLELGGKNPNIVFGDADLSKAAKGVLNGIFTNAGQMCWAGSRLLVEESVKDSFVSMLVEGARAMKLGDGLQPETAMGPLVSAQHRERVSGYVQTGVSEGAKVAVGGSKPDLPGLGQGFFFSPTILDEVTQDMKVAREEIFGPVLTVTGFSGQADAVEKANDAEYGLWAGVWTKDLSRAHRVAGSLESGIVTVNEEPITFPQTPFGGFKRSGNSSEQGMDAINSYVRVKNVSVNLD comes from the coding sequence ATGCAAGCAGAGGCACTTCCTCAGTTTCAGATGTTCATCGGCGGAAAGTGGGTCCCGTCGCGGTCGGGCCAGACGTACTCGGTCCTCAACCCTGCCCTGGGTAGCCAGCTGGCGGCTGTCTCCAAAGGCGGCGCCCAGGACGCGGACGCTGCCGTAGAGGCGGCGAAGGCGGCGTTCGAGGACCCGTCCTGGAGAACGATGGACCCCAGCAAGAGGGGGCGGATTCTGTACAAGATCGCGCAGTTGCTCAGGGAAGGCATGACCTATCTGGCCCAGACGGAGACCATGAACAACGGCAAGCCGCTAGGGCAGGCGAAAGGGGACGTCGCGATGTCGGCCAGGCACTTTGAGTACTTCGCGGGACTGGCGGACAAAGTCCAAGGAAGCACCATCCCAGTCCCGGGCAACAGGCTGGACTACACGGTCAAGGAGCCCCTCGGGGTCACGGCCCACATCGTCCCGTGGAACTACCCGCTGGTCATGGCGGCAAGGAGCATGGCTCCGGCTCTCGCGGCAGGCAACACGGTCGTCGCCAAGCCTGCCTCGCTCACACCCCTCACGCTACTGAAGTTCGCAGAAATCTGCAAGGCAGCAGGGGTCCCTGACGGAGTCGTCAATGTAGTCACGGGGGGCGGGGATGAGGTCGGAGGTGCTCTTGCGAAGAACCCGGACGTCAGGCTCGTGGCGGTCACAGGATCTGTCGAAACCGGGATGAAGGTGATGGAGCTCGCGTCCGGGAGCCTTTCAAGAGTGGTGTTGGAGTTAGGAGGGAAGAATCCGAACATCGTCTTCGGCGACGCGGACCTCTCAAAGGCGGCCAAGGGAGTCCTCAACGGGATCTTTACGAATGCGGGTCAGATGTGCTGGGCAGGTTCAAGGCTCCTGGTGGAGGAGAGCGTGAAGGACTCTTTCGTGTCGATGCTCGTCGAAGGGGCCCGCGCGATGAAGCTGGGCGACGGGCTCCAGCCAGAGACTGCCATGGGCCCTCTGGTCTCCGCGCAGCATCGTGAGAGGGTGTCAGGGTACGTCCAAACCGGGGTCTCGGAGGGAGCGAAGGTGGCAGTCGGTGGGTCGAAGCCCGACCTCCCAGGGCTAGGACAGGGGTTCTTCTTCAGCCCGACCATCCTGGATGAAGTCACTCAGGACATGAAGGTCGCGCGCGAGGAGATCTTTGGTCCGGTCCTCACCGTGACCGGATTCTCGGGGCAGGCGGACGCTGTGGAGAAGGCCAACGACGCCGAGTACGGCCTGTGGGCCGGCGTCTGGACCAAGGACCTGAGCAGGGCCCACAGGGTCGCCGGGAGCCTGGAGTCAGGCATTGTGACTGTCAACGAGGAGCCCATCACCTTCCCGCAGACTCCGTTCGGCGGGTTCAAGCGGAGCGGGAACAGCTCCGAGCAGGGGATGGACGCCATCAACTCCTACGTGAGGGTCAAGAACGTGTCCGTCAACCTGGACTAG
- a CDS encoding thiolase family protein, producing the protein MDRQVVVLGAVRTPIGKYGGILKSVRPDDLGALAIKDVVGRTKIDPASLDDAYFGCSNQGGEDNRNVARMATLLAGIPYDVPAATVNRLCGSGLEALNSGARVIWSGEGRLVLTGGVESMTRAPLVALKPEVGYGRGGVSLVDSTIGWRFVNSAFPEEYPPISMGETAENLAEKYGVPRSAQDEFAFRSHRKAVEATSAQKFKQEMTQVKTLEHPEGIEADEGPRKDTSIEKLAALKPVFRRNGTVTPGNSSGINDGAAALVLSEEGYAKEKGLRPIARVLGSATAGVHPSYMGIGPVYSTRKLLSRLSMSLEEFGIIELNEAFAAQVLACMAEMPAFEEEKMNPNGGAIALGHPLGCSGARIATTLLHEMRRTGTKYGLATMCIGVGQGISTAFELVG; encoded by the coding sequence GTGGACCGGCAAGTAGTCGTCCTTGGCGCAGTGAGGACACCGATCGGGAAGTACGGAGGTATCCTGAAATCTGTCCGGCCGGACGACCTCGGCGCTCTCGCGATTAAAGATGTGGTGGGAAGGACAAAGATCGACCCGGCGTCTTTGGACGACGCGTACTTTGGATGCTCGAACCAGGGAGGCGAGGATAACAGGAACGTCGCAAGGATGGCCACCCTACTGGCCGGAATTCCCTACGATGTGCCTGCCGCGACTGTCAACAGGCTCTGCGGGTCAGGGCTTGAGGCTCTGAACTCAGGCGCCAGGGTGATTTGGTCCGGGGAAGGCAGGCTGGTTCTCACGGGCGGTGTCGAGAGCATGACCAGAGCGCCCCTAGTCGCCTTGAAGCCGGAGGTCGGCTACGGGAGGGGAGGAGTCTCACTTGTCGACTCAACGATAGGCTGGAGGTTCGTGAACTCGGCCTTTCCGGAAGAGTATCCTCCGATTTCAATGGGAGAGACGGCTGAGAACCTCGCGGAGAAGTATGGAGTCCCCCGCTCCGCGCAGGACGAGTTCGCCTTCAGGAGTCATAGGAAGGCGGTTGAGGCGACGTCTGCACAGAAGTTCAAACAGGAAATGACTCAGGTGAAGACCCTGGAGCATCCCGAGGGAATCGAGGCAGACGAGGGGCCCCGGAAGGACACTTCTATAGAGAAGCTTGCGGCTCTGAAACCGGTATTCAGACGCAACGGCACCGTAACTCCAGGAAATTCGTCAGGAATCAACGACGGGGCCGCGGCCTTGGTCTTGTCAGAGGAAGGCTACGCCAAAGAGAAAGGGCTCAGACCCATTGCAAGGGTCCTCGGTTCGGCAACCGCGGGGGTCCACCCATCCTACATGGGGATCGGGCCCGTCTACTCCACCAGAAAGCTCCTCTCCAGGCTGTCCATGTCGTTGGAGGAGTTCGGAATCATAGAACTTAACGAAGCCTTCGCTGCGCAAGTCTTGGCCTGCATGGCTGAGATGCCCGCGTTCGAGGAGGAGAAGATGAATCCCAACGGGGGTGCCATAGCTCTGGGGCACCCTCTGGGCTGCAGCGGCGCCAGGATCGCGACCACTCTCCTCCATGAGATGAGGAGGACGGGGACTAAGTACGGGCTTGCGACCATGTGCATAGGCGTCGGTCAGGGGATCTCGACGGCATTCGAGTTGGTCGGGTAA
- a CDS encoding MFS transporter has product MTQASQADPATVRAPSLFHHYDFMKLWIGESISVFGSQFSPIAILFVATNTLNFQPIQFGILAALGTLAFLVFGLPVGVWADRKRRKRTMIGADVGRAVILLAIPLAAIFGGLSAELLYAVALTTGILTVFFEICYQSYLPTLVERRQLVEANSKLQASAASAQTTGPTLATVVISLISAPAAIVGDVIGYFSSAAFLTSIRRPEVVVPMREGRSALMDIKEGLAVVFGDARLRSIAGSTATANLFSSAWGAILFPYLIRELGLPLVELGVIFSIGAAGGILGAIVASRIAKNIGVGTTVILSAFVFSLLQTPLYFVSSSNAFFLLVPAFFGASLGSVVYNVGQVSFRQALVSVELQGRMNATMRTLVWGTLPIGGLLGGLLGQLYGYHTAIGIAVAGGMLAFLWVLFSPVRGIKDIPNAPLISSNPEGTLKSV; this is encoded by the coding sequence TTGACTCAGGCTAGCCAGGCTGACCCGGCCACTGTCAGGGCTCCTTCTCTCTTCCACCACTATGATTTCATGAAACTGTGGATTGGGGAGTCCATCTCCGTCTTCGGGAGCCAGTTCTCGCCAATTGCAATTCTATTCGTCGCTACCAACACCCTGAACTTCCAGCCCATTCAGTTCGGAATCCTCGCCGCCCTCGGGACGCTTGCCTTTCTAGTGTTCGGGCTTCCGGTTGGGGTCTGGGCGGACAGGAAGAGGAGGAAGAGGACCATGATCGGCGCCGACGTGGGACGGGCCGTGATTCTCCTGGCGATCCCACTCGCCGCGATTTTCGGAGGCCTCTCTGCGGAGCTCCTCTACGCTGTCGCGTTGACGACAGGCATCCTCACGGTCTTCTTTGAGATATGCTACCAGTCCTATTTGCCGACTCTGGTAGAGCGCCGTCAGCTCGTCGAGGCTAACAGCAAGCTTCAGGCAAGCGCTGCCTCCGCCCAGACCACTGGCCCAACCCTCGCGACGGTGGTGATTTCGCTGATTTCCGCCCCAGCCGCCATCGTCGGGGACGTGATCGGCTACTTCAGCTCCGCCGCTTTCCTCACTTCAATCAGGAGGCCCGAGGTGGTGGTTCCGATGAGAGAGGGGCGCTCCGCCTTGATGGACATCAAGGAGGGCCTCGCCGTAGTCTTCGGGGACGCCAGGCTAAGGTCGATCGCAGGAAGCACCGCCACCGCAAACCTGTTCTCTAGCGCTTGGGGGGCAATCCTCTTCCCGTATCTCATTCGGGAACTGGGCCTTCCTCTAGTCGAGCTGGGGGTCATCTTCTCGATAGGAGCGGCCGGAGGGATTCTAGGGGCAATCGTCGCTTCCAGAATCGCCAAGAACATTGGCGTGGGAACCACCGTCATCCTCTCGGCCTTCGTGTTCAGCCTCCTCCAGACTCCCCTCTACTTCGTGTCGTCCTCTAACGCCTTCTTCTTGCTCGTACCGGCCTTCTTCGGCGCCAGCCTAGGCAGCGTCGTCTACAACGTGGGCCAGGTCAGCTTCCGGCAGGCTCTGGTCTCAGTCGAGCTTCAAGGGAGGATGAACGCGACCATGAGGACCCTCGTCTGGGGCACCCTCCCTATCGGCGGACTCCTAGGTGGGCTACTCGGTCAGCTCTATGGCTATCACACTGCTATCGGGATAGCTGTCGCCGGAGGGATGCTGGCCTTCCTCTGGGTCCTCTTCTCCCCGGTGAGGGGAATCAAAGATATCCCCAATGCCCCGCTCATCTCGTCCAATCCCGAAGGGACCTTGAAGTCTGTCTAG
- a CDS encoding enoyl-CoA hydratase/isomerase family protein: MSVDYQTVKTEVRNGVQWISLNRPDKLNAFNEQMGTDLMEALKEGEKSAEARCLVLTGEGRAFSVGEDLNTNRAAYDSGKPMLLGEVLKRKYNPIVQRMRKMEKPIVAGINGVAAGAGLGLALACDLRVASEKATFHEAFIKVGLAPDSGTSFWLTRILGLAKAMEVGLLGEPIDSKVAMNLGLVNWVFPEDKFVEELGRIAERLARGPTRALGLTKRALNRAIVVDMDSALEYETYLQDVAGRTRDHVEGVKAFFEKREPSFSGQ; the protein is encoded by the coding sequence ATGAGTGTGGACTACCAGACGGTAAAGACGGAGGTCAGGAACGGGGTCCAGTGGATATCCCTCAACAGGCCCGACAAGCTCAACGCGTTCAACGAGCAGATGGGCACGGACCTCATGGAGGCGCTCAAGGAGGGAGAGAAGTCGGCTGAAGCGAGGTGCCTGGTCCTCACGGGCGAGGGGAGGGCCTTCTCGGTCGGTGAGGACCTCAACACGAATCGTGCGGCATACGACAGCGGCAAGCCGATGCTCTTGGGAGAGGTGCTGAAGCGAAAGTACAACCCGATAGTCCAGAGGATGAGGAAGATGGAGAAGCCCATCGTAGCAGGAATAAACGGGGTCGCCGCTGGCGCTGGCCTCGGGCTCGCCCTCGCCTGCGACCTGAGGGTCGCCTCCGAGAAGGCAACGTTCCACGAAGCTTTCATCAAGGTCGGGCTCGCGCCCGACTCCGGGACGAGCTTCTGGCTCACCAGGATCCTCGGGCTGGCAAAGGCAATGGAGGTCGGCCTCCTCGGAGAGCCGATCGACTCGAAGGTGGCGATGAACCTAGGGCTGGTTAACTGGGTCTTCCCGGAGGACAAGTTCGTAGAAGAGCTTGGGCGGATTGCAGAGCGGCTCGCAAGAGGGCCCACCCGGGCATTGGGGCTCACGAAGAGGGCGTTGAACCGCGCGATAGTGGTGGACATGGACTCGGCCCTCGAGTACGAAACCTACCTGCAGGACGTGGCCGGAAGGACGCGCGACCACGTCGAGGGAGTCAAGGCCTTCTTCGAGAAGAGAGAGCCCAGCTTCTCAGGGCAATAG
- a CDS encoding enoyl-CoA hydratase/isomerase family protein, translating to MPYETLVVSKEGSLGVIALNRPEALNALNTKMVTELIAALEDFDKDEEVRCLVITGSERAFSAGADIKEMADITAVQMAMTGHFFPLWDKVGKYPKPIVGALSGFVLGGGLELAMSCDVLIASETIQLGQPEIDIGVMPGGGGTQRLTRAVGKYKAMEMVLSGRRIGAEDAKALGLVSRVVPKEAYLTEAKKVAGEIAAKSPVAVRLAKMAVNKAFEMGLSDGLDFERELFYLLFASEDKREGMKAFLEKRKPEFTGR from the coding sequence GTGCCGTACGAGACTCTGGTAGTTTCGAAGGAGGGGAGCCTGGGTGTCATAGCTCTCAACAGGCCGGAAGCTCTCAACGCGCTGAACACCAAGATGGTCACGGAGTTGATAGCCGCCCTCGAGGACTTCGACAAGGACGAGGAGGTCAGATGCCTTGTCATCACAGGGAGCGAGCGCGCATTTTCTGCCGGGGCCGACATCAAGGAGATGGCGGACATCACAGCCGTCCAGATGGCCATGACCGGGCACTTCTTCCCACTCTGGGACAAGGTCGGCAAGTACCCGAAGCCTATCGTGGGCGCCCTCAGCGGCTTCGTGCTCGGAGGAGGGCTTGAGCTGGCCATGAGCTGCGACGTGCTAATCGCGTCCGAGACCATACAGCTCGGGCAGCCTGAGATCGACATCGGTGTGATGCCGGGAGGAGGGGGGACCCAGAGGCTCACCCGCGCCGTCGGGAAGTACAAGGCGATGGAGATGGTCCTTTCAGGCCGCAGGATCGGGGCGGAGGACGCGAAGGCCCTGGGACTGGTCAGCAGGGTCGTGCCGAAGGAAGCCTACCTGACCGAGGCGAAGAAGGTAGCTGGCGAGATAGCGGCGAAGTCCCCGGTGGCCGTGAGGCTTGCGAAGATGGCGGTCAACAAGGCGTTCGAGATGGGGCTCAGCGACGGCCTGGACTTTGAGAGGGAGCTCTTCTACCTGCTTTTTGCCTCCGAGGACAAGAGAGAGGGGATGAAGGCGTTCCTGGAGAAGCGAAAGCCGGAATTCACTGGTCGATGA
- a CDS encoding GNAT family acetyltransferase, whose amino-acid sequence MARLRGFRMDDYEEVRGVWDKSGLKASRGDGREEVRKKLRRDRELFLVAEEGGRIVGTVLGAWDGRRGWIYHLGVLPEYQRRGIARELVTEVEKRMRRKGVSKVNAVVFSWNGASLAFFDEMGYGHHEALTLHGKVLREDSLGRFAKASK is encoded by the coding sequence ATGGCGAGGCTCAGAGGTTTTCGCATGGACGACTACGAAGAGGTCAGGGGGGTCTGGGATAAGAGCGGTCTGAAGGCGAGCCGCGGTGACGGGAGGGAGGAGGTCAGGAAGAAGTTGAGGAGGGACCGCGAACTCTTCCTCGTCGCAGAAGAGGGAGGGAGGATCGTGGGGACAGTGCTGGGAGCCTGGGACGGGCGCAGAGGGTGGATCTACCACCTCGGCGTTCTTCCGGAGTACCAGCGGAGGGGAATCGCCAGGGAGCTTGTCACAGAGGTCGAGAAGAGGATGAGGAGGAAGGGGGTCTCGAAGGTCAACGCGGTCGTCTTCAGCTGGAACGGGGCGTCCCTGGCGTTCTTCGATGAGATGGGCTATGGGCACCACGAGGCTCTGACCCTCCACGGGAAGGTCCTCAGGGAAGACTCACTCGGACGGTTCGCGAAGGCTTCGAAGTAG
- a CDS encoding acyl-CoA thioesterase, whose product MGSWHESRLRVRFEETDTMQVVYYGKFFVWMEVGRVNLMRDIGLPYGDWEKQGLAIPVVQAHADYRASAHFDEEILVKTRVSEVGNRSVKFENEVHRLPEGELLCTGHTVHALTGKGGLAVVFSEELRQRLISS is encoded by the coding sequence ATGGGAAGCTGGCACGAGTCCCGACTCAGAGTCCGGTTCGAGGAGACCGACACGATGCAGGTGGTATACTACGGCAAGTTCTTCGTCTGGATGGAGGTGGGGAGGGTCAACCTGATGCGTGACATCGGGCTGCCGTACGGCGACTGGGAGAAGCAAGGACTTGCGATCCCCGTCGTCCAGGCTCATGCGGACTACCGGGCGTCCGCCCACTTCGACGAGGAGATACTTGTGAAGACCCGCGTGTCTGAGGTCGGAAACAGGTCGGTGAAGTTCGAAAACGAAGTCCACAGGCTCCCTGAGGGTGAGTTGCTGTGCACCGGGCATACCGTGCACGCTCTCACGGGCAAGGGCGGCTTGGCGGTCGTCTTCTCGGAAGAACTGAGGCAGAGGCTTATTTCGTCTTAG
- a CDS encoding 3-hydroxyacyl-CoA dehydrogenase family protein — MAEVRKIAVLGAGLMGHGIAQVAAQVGGYDVSLLDVKQEFVDRGMQMISGSVTKFVEKGRLTKEQGEAAISRIHPTTDLAAALKGSQLVIEAATEDPKLKLELYRNVAALLPEDAVIASNTSSISITLLASATKNPANVCGMHFFNPPQLMSLVEIIKGKKTSDETVSLVRSVSTKMGKETVLCKKDSPGFIVNRMLVPALNEAIFLVQEGVAEPEDIDKAVKLGLNWPMGPLQLLDYVGLDTTLNITQVFMEEFQDSKYRPPPLLKEMVRAGMLGRKSGKGFYEWGSPGSSKTK, encoded by the coding sequence ATGGCCGAAGTAAGGAAGATCGCCGTCCTTGGAGCGGGGCTCATGGGGCACGGGATTGCCCAGGTCGCCGCACAGGTCGGCGGGTACGATGTCTCTCTGTTAGACGTCAAGCAGGAGTTCGTTGACAGGGGGATGCAGATGATCTCCGGTAGCGTAACGAAGTTCGTCGAGAAAGGCCGGCTCACGAAGGAGCAGGGAGAGGCCGCGATCTCAAGGATCCATCCTACGACTGACCTGGCCGCCGCACTGAAGGGGAGCCAGCTCGTCATCGAGGCAGCGACAGAGGACCCGAAGCTGAAGCTTGAGCTCTACAGGAACGTGGCCGCCCTCCTTCCCGAGGACGCAGTGATTGCGTCGAACACATCCTCGATCAGCATCACCCTGCTCGCTTCGGCGACGAAGAACCCGGCCAACGTCTGCGGGATGCACTTCTTCAACCCGCCTCAGCTCATGAGCCTGGTCGAGATCATAAAGGGAAAGAAGACCTCGGACGAGACCGTCAGCCTGGTGAGGAGCGTCTCCACCAAGATGGGCAAAGAGACGGTCCTTTGCAAGAAGGATTCGCCTGGATTCATCGTAAACAGGATGCTGGTGCCCGCGCTCAACGAGGCCATCTTCCTCGTTCAGGAAGGAGTTGCGGAGCCCGAAGACATCGACAAGGCAGTCAAGCTGGGACTGAACTGGCCCATGGGGCCGCTACAGCTGCTGGACTACGTAGGCCTCGACACGACGTTGAACATCACACAGGTGTTCATGGAGGAGTTCCAAGATTCGAAGTATCGTCCGCCGCCCCTCCTGAAGGAGATGGTCAGGGCGGGGATGCTGGGGCGCAAGAGCGGCAAGGGCTTCTACGAGTGGGGCTCGCCCGGCTCGTCTAAGACGAAATAA
- a CDS encoding GNAT family N-acetyltransferase, with protein MRAVVRKARPSDRSELMKFIRGIWGGHDYIPQVWDDWLGDRKGSMFVVEVGGVPVGMNRFRILEDGSAWFEGVRVHPKYRGQGLASLLGENSMRLARAKGVKTFRLTSGSRNHTAHRQIARMKFKEASRISVYEAPKRRLEGDPTVRRAEGGDEKKLVRLIRGTKEFKMGSGVFWDGFAAASLTPGVIGGLVREGAVWHSGKGVAVTRVGGEGGEQWRQVCFAGGPLADSSRVVRHALSLEGKVRPRRRLVYLAQGSPIIGDLRRRAFTRMGSLILFERSAAKG; from the coding sequence ATGCGAGCGGTCGTGAGGAAGGCAAGGCCTTCAGACAGGTCTGAGCTGATGAAGTTCATCCGGGGGATCTGGGGAGGGCACGACTACATCCCCCAGGTCTGGGACGACTGGCTCGGCGATAGGAAGGGAAGCATGTTTGTGGTGGAGGTCGGGGGAGTGCCCGTCGGGATGAACAGGTTTCGCATCCTCGAGGACGGGTCGGCGTGGTTCGAGGGGGTGAGGGTCCACCCAAAGTATCGGGGTCAGGGCCTGGCATCGCTGCTCGGGGAGAACTCCATGCGCCTGGCGAGGGCCAAGGGCGTGAAGACCTTCAGGCTGACGAGCGGTTCGAGGAACCACACGGCTCATAGGCAGATCGCAAGGATGAAGTTCAAGGAAGCGTCTAGGATCAGCGTGTACGAGGCCCCGAAGAGGAGGCTCGAGGGCGACCCGACGGTCAGGAGGGCCGAAGGAGGAGACGAGAAGAAGCTGGTGAGGCTGATCAGGGGCACCAAGGAGTTCAAGATGGGCTCGGGGGTCTTCTGGGACGGTTTCGCCGCTGCCTCCCTGACGCCTGGAGTGATCGGAGGGCTCGTTCGCGAAGGCGCAGTCTGGCACTCCGGGAAGGGAGTCGCGGTGACTCGGGTGGGCGGGGAAGGAGGGGAACAGTGGAGGCAGGTCTGCTTCGCAGGGGGCCCTCTCGCAGACTCCTCTCGGGTGGTAAGGCACGCGCTCTCCCTCGAGGGAAAGGTGCGCCCAAGAAGGAGGCTCGTGTACCTCGCTCAAGGAAGCCCCATAATCGGAGACCTCAGGCGGAGGGCCTTCACCCGGATGGGCTCGCTGATACTTTTCGAGAGAAGCGCCGCCAAGGGTTAA
- a CDS encoding MFS transporter translates to MKGTRLKVHALLNSLASNLAGPFVGYNETASGASNLLIGYVQAISTLASSVAQLLGGGVADRFGKRILMATLFSVFVGALWVGTAGISDNLALAVSWTAITLGLGFYQAGWTAFLGEASEGEGRGSFLSTFARLSGIGALAGLLVATPIAAVDNKYVILDLLSGAVFLASAFVLKGQREQTVEKGEMTAPGVSRLRLYYGVTAVYGLFWGFAWPLFTITTVKIVNMTLLEFAVSQVIAVASTIAFQPLVGRLVDSDKRKWVFWGRMGLVVYPLAYMVIGAPWELYVLNVFSGFTNALLNVAFAAYLFDISPTGQRGRRGAEFNVVTGVTTMFGSLLSAYLLTLVSSGLGLWESLAILYVVSAAGRAFAALLHLRLPAGALEAAKGGRVQAPPATQVANRLLRPERP, encoded by the coding sequence TTGAAGGGCACACGGCTCAAGGTACACGCCCTGCTCAACTCCCTCGCGAGCAACCTGGCGGGCCCCTTCGTGGGCTACAACGAGACAGCCTCCGGAGCGAGCAACCTGCTGATCGGGTACGTGCAGGCGATCAGCACCCTCGCCTCTTCCGTCGCTCAGCTCCTTGGCGGAGGAGTCGCCGACAGATTCGGGAAGCGCATCTTGATGGCGACGCTCTTCAGCGTCTTCGTCGGGGCTCTTTGGGTCGGGACCGCGGGGATCTCCGACAACCTTGCTTTGGCTGTCTCCTGGACCGCGATAACCTTGGGCCTTGGTTTCTATCAGGCGGGATGGACTGCGTTCCTCGGCGAGGCTTCAGAAGGAGAGGGGAGGGGCTCTTTCCTCTCGACCTTCGCGAGGCTCTCGGGCATAGGGGCGCTTGCAGGGCTCCTGGTCGCGACCCCGATCGCGGCTGTGGACAACAAGTACGTGATCCTGGACCTGCTGTCTGGAGCCGTCTTCCTGGCCTCCGCGTTCGTACTGAAGGGCCAGAGGGAGCAGACGGTCGAGAAGGGAGAGATGACCGCCCCTGGTGTCTCGAGGCTGAGGCTCTACTACGGGGTGACGGCAGTCTACGGGCTCTTCTGGGGTTTCGCATGGCCACTCTTCACAATAACCACCGTCAAGATCGTGAACATGACCCTGCTCGAGTTCGCAGTGTCACAGGTCATCGCGGTCGCCTCTACCATCGCGTTCCAGCCACTGGTAGGGAGGCTGGTGGACAGCGACAAGCGGAAGTGGGTCTTCTGGGGGAGGATGGGACTGGTCGTCTACCCTCTAGCTTACATGGTGATCGGCGCCCCGTGGGAGCTCTACGTCCTGAACGTCTTCTCGGGCTTCACCAACGCCCTGCTCAACGTGGCCTTCGCGGCCTATCTCTTCGACATCTCGCCGACGGGGCAACGCGGCAGGAGGGGCGCGGAGTTCAACGTGGTCACGGGCGTGACCACGATGTTCGGCTCCCTTCTGTCCGCATACCTGCTCACTCTGGTGAGCTCAGGACTGGGCCTGTGGGAGTCGCTCGCCATCCTCTACGTAGTGTCTGCTGCCGGACGCGCCTTCGCGGCCCTGCTTCACCTCAGGCTGCCCGCAGGCGCGCTGGAGGCGGCAAAGGGCGGACGGGTCCAGGCCCCTCCGGCGACGCAGGTCGCGAATCGGTTATTACGCCCAGAGCGGCCTTGA